In Vibrio fluvialis, the DNA window AATGCGTTCACAGTCAGTAGCTACCCAACCGGAGACCGGAAGTTCCAAATCGAACTCACGGCATAAAACCGTTTCCACGCTTAATAGCACCGATGCTCTGGCTATGGTCGAACACGGCAGTGAGCTGACGTTGAGCATCACAACGCCAGTCGGTACCAAATTCATCTGTAAGACCCCTTTTATTGGTACCCATTCCGACACTTACCTGCTGATAGAAATTCCTGAAATTTCCAGTGATGATCTCGCCTACTTCTTTCAGGAAGGCTTCTGGATTAACGTTCGTGCGATTTCACCGCGTGGTGAAGGCGCGATGCTGCATTTTCGCAGCCAGTTGCTGCATATCCTGCACGAGCCAGTCGCTCTGGCGATGCTCTCGATTCCCAACACCATGCAAGTCACTCAGCTGCGCAAAGAACCGCGTTATGAAGTGAACCTGTCGGGCAAAGTGCATCAAAGTGAACGTAAATCAGAATGTGAAGTGCGGGATCTGTCGAAAAGCGGCTGCCGTTTTATCACCGCGCCATTGGGCCGCTCCTACCAAGTCGGGGATCTGGTTTCGATTGAAATCTTTGCCGACAAGCGTGGATCCAAAGTGTTTGCCCCGTTGGTCGGACGTATCTGTAACTTACAGCGCTCCATGCACTACGCACGGTACGGACTTGAGTTCAATGAGCAAGGCCGTACTAACGCCAAAAATCTGCTGAGCCAGCTCAAGTTCAATGGCACCAAACTGACGCTTAATATTGAATAGGATTTATCGCCCTTAGCATTAAAAAAGGCTCTGCATTGCAGAGCCTTTTTCTTTATCCCAGAAAAGAGATGTAGCCTTGCAGGATAATCAGATTCACGATGTCGATAAAGAATGCGCCGACAATCGGAACAACCATAAAGGCTTGAGGTGAAGGTCCGTACCGATTGACCAGCGAGCCCATATTCATGACTGCCGTA includes these proteins:
- a CDS encoding PilZ domain-containing protein produces the protein MRSQSVATQPETGSSKSNSRHKTVSTLNSTDALAMVEHGSELTLSITTPVGTKFICKTPFIGTHSDTYLLIEIPEISSDDLAYFFQEGFWINVRAISPRGEGAMLHFRSQLLHILHEPVALAMLSIPNTMQVTQLRKEPRYEVNLSGKVHQSERKSECEVRDLSKSGCRFITAPLGRSYQVGDLVSIEIFADKRGSKVFAPLVGRICNLQRSMHYARYGLEFNEQGRTNAKNLLSQLKFNGTKLTLNIE